One stretch of Podospora bellae-mahoneyi strain CBS 112042 chromosome 2, whole genome shotgun sequence DNA includes these proteins:
- a CDS encoding hypothetical protein (COG:T; EggNog:ENOG503NV84): MADEGVADHYQVLEELGRGSFGVVYKAIEKKTGETVAIKHIDLESSDDDIHEIQQEISVLSTCASTHVTQYKASFLRGHKLWIVMEYLGGGSCLDLLKPGVFPEVHIAIICRELLLGLEYLHAEGKIHRDIKAANVLLSETGKVKLADFGVAAQLTHMKSQRNTFVGTPFWMAPEVIQQNGYDFKADIWSLGITAIEFATGEPPHAQTHPMKVLFQIPKQDPPRLEGKFSKEFKDFIAQCLVKAPHLRPTAKELLKHRFIRSAGKVEALQELIYRKQVADAKTERVKMPVYYQETLQTLSPKDGADEWVFDTVKSVVPQQKRGTVRSRKPSVVHGIEDAMHKLDVKDGPLQPTTPSTVRKSTVRRQSLRQSQQANRQVSNGSPRASVAAKRPLQPDMSFGNSGSTMRLFRRVPSDTSTNPSHHGGSSPSDSFIYDNSENRPPTSYSYQAPVEPHSKEAFLGRRLYNKALEPCLDELHAQTAGSAKREALARLSDALAHLDAVDPEGSYHLLRSIMSTVSQDTKLSNAFVPQLPQQQQHHHHHHQQQQQQQQQQQQYQQQQQHKQTLSEGTPQGGTVVKDQRTKPAALQPPPGLSSSPTKLMISQENPHLASHRRRRESNIGGPENALGIVNGGRGGGSPDKEAREREREARENRERDKEKMAMAALEAKFPGRPAVQGMEHCKALGDLLYARWTDGLRLRWGGVGGH, encoded by the exons ATGGCAGACGAAGGCGTCGCAGACCACTAccaggtgctggaggagctcgGCC GCGGTAGTTTTGGCGTGGTCTACAAGGCCATTGAGAAGAAGACAGGGGAGACAGTTGCGATCAAACAT ATCGATCTCGAGTCTAGTGACGATGATATCCATGAAATTCAGCAAGAAATATCCGTGCTCAGCACCTGCGCCAGCACTCATGTCACCCAGTACAAGGCCAGCTTTCTCCGTGGACACAAGCTGTGGATTGTGATGGAATATCTGGGAGGAGGGTCCTGCCTGGATTTG CTCAAACCGGGCGTGTTTCCAGAAGTCCATATTGCCATCATTTGCCGAGAACTGCTACTTGGTCTGGAATACCTCCACGCAGAGGGCAAGATTCATCGTGACATCAAGGCTGCCAATGTCTTGCTGTCAGAGACTGGAAAAGTCAAGCTTGCCGACTTTGGTGTTGCCGCCCAGCTGACGCATATGAAGTCGCAGCGCAACACCTTCGTCGGCACTCCCTTTTGGATGGCCCCTGAAGTCATTCAGCAGAATGGCTATGATTTCAAAGCGGATATCTGGTCCTTGGGCATCACGGCAATTGAGTTTGCGACTGGCGAGCCACCCCATGCTCAGACACATCCCATGAAAGTTCTCTTCCAGATCCCTAAGCAGGACCCCCCGAGGCTCGAAGGGAAGTTTAGCAAGGAGTTCAAGGACTTCATCGCACAATGTCTCGTCAAAGCACCGCATCTCCGGCCCACCGCAAAGGAACTGCTTAAGCATCGGTTCATCCGTTCAGCCGGCAAAGTGGAAGCTCTCCAGGAGCTCATATACCGCAAGCAAGTTGCCGATGCCAAGACGGAGCGTGTGAAGATGCCAGTGTACTATCAAGAGACGCTGCAAACTCTCTCGCCCAAGGATGGGGCAGACGAGTGGGTGTTTGACACGGTCAAATCAGTCGTCCCACAACAAAAACGCGGTACGGTCAGGTCTAGAAAACCGTCTGTCGTTCACGGGATAGAGGACGCCATGCATAAGCTCGACGTCAAAGATGGGCCcctccagcccaccaccccaagtACCGTCCGGAAGTCGACAGTCCGCCGCCAGTCCCTCCGTCAAAGCCAGCAAGCCAACCGCCAGGTTTCCAACGGCTCGCCCCGTGCGTCTGTTGCGGCTAAGCGGCCATTACAACCAGACATGTCGTTTGGTAACTCGGGCTCGACTATGCGTTTATTCCGGAGGGTACCATCTGACACATCGACCAACCCTTCACATCATGGCGGTTCCTCCCCCAGTGACTCGTTCATCTATGACAACAGCGAGAACAGACCACCAACATCGTACTCGTACCAAGCCCCGGTAGAACCGCACAGCAAAGAAGCCTTTTTAGGGAGAAGGCTCTACAACAAGGCTCTAGAACCCTGTCTAGACGAACTCCACGCCCAGACAGCAGGCTCAGCAAAAAGGGAGGCGCTGGCGAGGTTATCTGACGCTTTGGCCCATCTAGATGCTGTCGACCCAGAAGGGTCCTATCACCTCCTCCGAAGCATCATGTCGACAGTATCTCAAGACACAAAGCTAAGCAATGCTTTTGTCCCGCAActaccccaacaacaacaacatcatcatcatcatcatcaacaacaacaacagcagcagcagcagcagcagcaataccaacaacagcaacaacataAACAAACCCTCAGCGAGGGCACCCCCCAAGGAGGAACAGTCGTCAAAGACCAAAGAACAAAACCAGCAGCCttgcaaccaccaccagggtTATCGAGCTCACCGACGAAGTTGATGATTTCACAAGAAAACCCACATCTCGCGTCTCataggaggaggagggagagtaATATTGGGGGGCCGGAGAACGCGCTGGGGATCGTTaatgggggaagaggaggggggtcgCCGGATAAGGAAGCacgggagagagagagagaggcgagAGAGAATAGGGAACGGGATaaggagaagatggcgatggcggcgttgGAGGCAAAGTTTCCGGGGAGGCCGGCGGTGCAGGGGATGGAGCATTGTAAGGCGCTGGGTGATTTGCTTTATGCTAGGTGGACggatgggttgaggttgaggtgggggggtgtgggGGGGCATTGA
- a CDS encoding hypothetical protein (EggNog:ENOG503NYBX; MEROPS:MER0472834; COG:D) yields MVPAPLPLPTRFPCWVRAVYSWGGESKRDLGFIEGDLIECLNAGDGSWWTGRLFRDRRAVGLFPSNFVEVLPETFRPTTRSTSPLPNGNTPSPKHTPQKSRTFRKPFEAYAKAPHYTTAKVPETFRDGYKKEDAIPVARSRDTSVNSMDNTSPVRASTRRQREISPAPRSNSSYNHRAPSPAPTHHQNYGSRSPSPMPEYHHGGSRAPSPALPQHHNYISRSPSPAPPQDVGYNPRAISPAPPHHGNYDMRAASPAPPHHGGYDMRAASPAPPHHGGYDMRAASPAPPQHNAYGMRAASPAPPQHGGYGMRAASPAPPQHHAYDSRAPSPAPPQDDGFDPRAPSPTPSYIPYRPPEARQQSSFHQSVDSTMPSGPPLSHRHHVHHMSLERHNSPAPPQHGRQHTYHLSLDRNIDRSDSPPPPPPPPHRTKVTRQESQFSQDEGYFTGISREQSALSRGNSNASYGQGNVSRHHSNASYEPPQQSGFHTPRTLTTPCPPSPGIDGLTPSPLREAMDDVMEQLDALGAGSTVSAGREPSPEPPVLDPWSPASFDMVHARSRKERKRTSQLRPNTSMGIPAHIDEGYETNSGTADSSVEPTPLESSQEPHLPQLSNYVERMESRLRTMHQHNASVTEEDEAPPPPPKSSVYDRPKSSMGMDTPPEQKLRHKKSGYEGVGRNILNRTFTTKTNSTNSSSNTQSTDRSLMSGVSAGGISATSAGSLARKNRSRAHSALGLRELLNDADSGRPETPFSGVTYHSSHASDHQNQQQRSKSQLGFTEDPMPALPGLGGLVTPKPKKQNFIKRILESAKTGVASTRGSIAAAGASTSNLSSSNRSTPALTSMSSAALLPSKMPPPRDMGMGGGVDWVQVRRDINRSNSLSFNEKVERKERCQMLDYPALDPVDELYSSIDGDEGADGMPVAEPTNYHAINLSQVDKNSRFLTNLAPTTTAITLATTFVCRPYRSDVQRLRAIFTWVAEHICWEEDFEGEVDTRQVIQSRRGCAEEYAVLVLEMCAAVGLGCEVVRGYLKTPGEIPEVNIMPRSNHWWNAVLVDNEWRFMDCCLASPSNPKRALYSSHSSSSADPWWFLVRPSELCWTHIPEHHAQQHLCPPVAHETLLNLPCACPPFFKNDLQMVDYNTSLVRIEDLEMVHVKFNVPPDVEVAAEVEVRAYSRDMDGDLFESGDVVKKRALAQADWHGGVKRYTVKALLPGDEGTGVLKIYAGKRGLMHSIKDIPHPLAFALPVIHTGENPPYEFVTRHPTPHAQRHDIYVVQPQCQRLALNNTFVFAIRQHPSSAAITPVSLAEENRRGGASPIPFMRPGSAMSMTSSAAGSMPSTTTSNSSGGSSKPAKLAIQTPGGKILRLMRKEERRGVGIAGKIMSPSSSGLHSEEGVDAGDGGLWETIIKCSERGVWRGLVLADRTARWCVFAEWVCEG; encoded by the exons ATGGTGCCTGCGCCATTACCATTACCGACGCGCTTCCCGTGCTGGGTCAGGGCGGTTTATtcttggggaggagag AGCAAGCGAGATCTTGGGTTTATTGAGGGAGATTTAATCGAATGTCTGAATGCCGGCGATGGCTCGTGGTGGACAGGTCGTCTATTTCGCGACAGAAGAGCGGTCGGACTGTTTCCTTCTAATTTTGTCGAAGTATTGCCAGAGACGTTTCGCCCAACGACGAGGTCAACCAGCCCCTTGCCAAACGGTAATACACCAAGTCCAAAGCATACGCCACAAAAATCCAGGACGTTTCGGAAACCATTCGAGGCTTATGCAAAAGCGCCGCATTATACGACGGCAAAGGTCCCAGAAACGTTCAGAGATGGCTACAAGAAAGAAGATGCGATTCCAGTCGCCCGATCCCGCGATACATCGGTCAACTCGATGGACAATACCTCCCCAGTCCGCGCATCTACTAGAAGGCAACGAGAGATTTCGCCCGCACCCCGTTCGAATTCCAGTTATAATCACCGAgcaccctctcccgctccaactcaccaccaaaatTATGGGTCAAGAAGCCCTTCACCTATGCCGGAATATCACCATGGTGGTTCTAGGGCACCATCTCCCGcccttcctcaacaccacaactACATCTCCAGATCTCcgtcaccggcaccaccgcaGGATGTGGGATACAACCCGCGCGCTATTTCACCCGCGCCACCACATCATGGTAACTATGACATGAGGGCCGCTTCGCCAGCTCCCCCACACCACGGGGGTTATGATATGAGGGCGGCATCACCAGCGCCGCCGCATCACGGTGGCTATGATATGCGGGCAGcttccccagcaccaccgcaACACAATGCCTATGGCATGAGGGCAGCatcgccagctcctccccaacatGGTGGCTACGGCATGAGAGCAGCGTCTCCAGCACCTCCGCAACATCATGCCTACGATTCAAGGGCGCCATCTCCAGCGCCCCCACAAGATGATGGATTTGACCCCAgagcaccatcacccactCCTTCATACATCCCTTACAGGCCTCCCGAGGCGAGACAACAGAGCTCTTTCCACCAGAGTGTGGATTCGACAATGCCATCCGGGCCACCTctctcccaccgccaccatgtcCATCATATGAGCTTAGAGAGGCACAActctccagcacctcctcagCATGGGAGACAGCACACGTACCATCTAAGTCTCGACCGAAACATTGATAGGTCAGattcgcctcctccaccaccaccgcctccccaccGAACCAAGGTCACGCGGCAGGAGTCTCAGTTCTCTCAGGATGAAGGTTACTTTACGGGCATTTCCAGGGAGCAGTCAGCACTATCGAGAGGAAATTCCAATGCTTCATATGGACAGGGCAACGTTTCACGACATCACTCTAACGCGTCCTACgaaccaccacaacaatcAGGTTTTCACACGCCGAGGACGCTTACAACCCCTTGCCCGCCCTCTCCTGGTATTGATGGCCTTACACCATCACCGCTAAGAGAAGCGATGGATGATGTGATGGAGCAGTTGGATGCTCTCGGTGCTGGTTCCACTGTCAGTGCCGGCCGTGAGCCATCTCCAGAACCGCCTGTGTTGGACCCTTGGTCCCCTGCTTCGTTTGATATGGTGCATGCACGTTCAAGAAAGGAGCGGAAGCGGACCTCGCAGTTACGGCCCAATACATCAATGGGGATACCAGCTCATATTGACGAGGGGTATGAAACAAACAGCGGTACGGCCGACTCGTCTGTGGAACCAACGCCACTCGAAAGCTCTCAAGAACCACATCTCCCGCAGCTCAGCAACTATGTCGAGCGCATGGAATCCAGACTCAGAACTATGCACCAGCATAATGCTAGCGTTACTGAAGAGGACGAagcccctccaccgccacctaAGAGCAGCGTGTATGACAGGCCAAAGTCTTCCATGGGTATGGATACCCCACCGGAGCAAAAGTTGAGGCACAAGAAGTCGGGCTATGAAGGCGTGGGCCGAAATATCCTCAACAGGACCTttaccaccaaaaccaattCAACAAATAGCTCATCGAACACGCAGAGTACCGATCGGAGCTTGATGAGCGGTGTGTCAGCTGGAGGAATCAGCGCAACGAGCGCCGGCAGCCTTGCACGCAAGAATCGGAGTAGGGCCCACAGCGCGCTTGGTTTGCGGGAGCTTCTAAACGACGCTGATAGCGGTCGGCCTGAGACGCCCTTTTCAGGAGTGACTTATCACAGTAGCCACGCGTCTGACCACCAGAATCAGCAACAGCGCTCCAAGTCACAGTTGGGCTTCACCGAGGATCCCATGCCTGCGCTTCCCGGTCTTGGAGGTCTGGTAACACCCAAGCCGAAGAAGCAGAATTTCATCAAGCGCATTCTGGAGTCTGCCAAGACGGGAGTGGCCAGCACGCGAGGAAGCATCGCCGCTGCTGGAGCTAGCACTTCCAACCTTTCATCCTCGAATCGCTCTACACCTGCCCTAACGTCAATGTCTTCTGCTGCGTTGCTCCCTAGCAAGATGCCACCCCCCAGGGACATGGGCATGGGTGGCGGCGTTGATTGGGTGCAGGTTCGTCGTGATATTAACCGGTCGAATTCGCTGAGCTTCAACGAAAAGgtggagagaaaagaaagatgtCAGATGTTGGATTATCCAGCGCTTGATCCAGTCGACGAGCTGTACAGCAGTATCgacggtgatgagggggcTGATGGGATGCCGGTTGCTGAGCCGACCAACTATCATGCCATTAACTTGAGCCAGGTGGACAAGAACTCGCGGTTCCTGACGAATCTTGCGCCGACGACCACGGCCATCACCTTGGCGACAACATTCGTCTGCCGTCCCTATCGGAGTGATGTCCAGAGACTGCGAGCCATCTTTACTTGGGTTGCTGAGCATATCTGCTGGGAAGAGGATtttgagggcgaggttgataCTAGACAGGTCATTCAGTCCCGACGTGGGTGTGCCGAGGAGTATGCCgtgctggtgttggaaaTGTGCGCCGCCGTCGGCCTTGGCTGCGAGGTTGTTCGCGGCTACCTCAAAACTCCTGGAGAGATTCCAGAAGTCAACATCATGCCCAGATCCAACCACTGGTGGAACGCTGTCCTGGTCGATAATGAGTGGCGCTTCATGGACTGCTGCCTTGCCAGTCCATCGAACCCTAAGCGGGCCTTGTACTCGAGCCAcagctcatcatccgccgACCCTTGGTGGTTCCTCGTCCGCCCATCCGAGCTTTGCTGGACGCACATCCCAGAGCACCACGCCCAGCAGCACCTGTGCCCACCCGTGGCCCACGAGACgctcctcaatctccccTGCGCTTGCCCGCCTTTCTTCAAGAACGACCTGCAAATGGTGGACTACAACACCTCCCTTGTCCGCATCGAAGATCTCGAGATGGTCCATGTTAAGTTTAATGTGCCTCCTGATGTCGAAGTCgccgccgaggttgaggtccGGGCTTACTCCCGAGATATGGACGGCGATCTTTTTGAGTCTGGTGATGTAGTAAAGAAGCGAGCTCTCGCCCAGGCAGACTGGCATGGCGGCGTGAAGCGGTACACGGTCAAGGCTCTCCTCCCCGGCGACGAAGGAACCGGTGTCCTGAAAATCTATGCCGGCAAGCGTGGGTTGATGCACAGCATCAAGGACATCCCTCATCCCTTGGCTTTTGCCCTGCCAGTCATCCACACGGGCGAAAATCCACCCTACGAATTCGTCACCcgccaccccaccccccacgcGCAAAGACACGACATTTACGTTGTCCAACCCCAGTGCCAGCGGTTAGCACTGAACAACACGTTTGTCTTTGCCATCCGTCAACATCCCAGCTCGGCAGCCATCACGCCCGTGTCCCTCGCCGAGGAAAACAGAAGGGGAGGCGCGAGCCCGATACCGTTTATGCGGCCTGGTAGTGCCATGAGCATGACTAGTAGTGCGGCTGGGTCCATGCCGTCGACGACTACATCCAACAGCAGCGGGGGCAGTAGCAAGCCGGCGAAACTGGCGATTCAAACCCCAGGAGGAAAAAtcttgaggttgatgagaaaggaggagaggagaggggtgggaATCGCGGGCAAGATCATGTCGCCCAGCTCGTCGGGGTTGCACagcgaggaaggggtggatgcgggggatggggggttgtgggagaCGATTATCAAGTGTAGCGAGCGGGGCGtctggagggggttggtgcttGCTGATCGGACGGCTAGGTGGTGTGTTTTCGCGGAGTGGGTTTGCGAGGGTTAa
- a CDS encoding hypothetical protein (EggNog:ENOG503PFIM), with product MRRPRFRKSPSTSFSTISEDMATPPRSPSQTSTRIRDTGFPDTFCGNRNTTLPHPDAKIGPDACITEDDVNVGRALIRHRMSFQVQTERPYGRSLSRYDRKVSGSSDEGALATLGRMALGSIRPSAEQPAGIRPTSRDGHSVTTSDGTGSPPHSPTRQVKQDPRDAARDPRDGRRHRRRSSLINRLLHR from the exons ATGCGTAGACCAAGATTCAGAAAGTCTCCTTCGACGAGCTTCTCAACGATATCCGAAGATATGGCTACGCCTCCCCGAAGCCCATCACAAACCTCCACACGAATCAGGGACACGGGGTTCCCCGATACATTCTGTGGAA ATAGGaacaccacccttcctcaccctgaCGCCAAGATTGGTCCTGATGCATGCATCACGGAAGACGATGTGAATGTGGGCAGGGCACTCATCAGGCACAGGATGTCCTTCCAAGTTCAGACTGAGCGACCATATGGTCGATCTCTTAGCCGGTATGACCGCAAAGTCAGCGGCTCTTCTGACGAAGGAGCTCTAGCTACTCTAGGCCGTATGGCTCTTGGGTCTATTCGACCCAGTGCTGAGCAACCCGCTGGTATTCGACCGACGTCTCGGGACGGCCATAGTGTCACCACCTCCGACGGCACAGGCTCGCCTCCACACTCCCCAACCCGCCAAGTGAAACAGGATCCAAGAGACGCAGCCAGGGATCCTAGAGACGGACGCCGACATCGTCGCAGGAGCAGTCTCATCAACAGGCTCTTGCACAGATAG
- a CDS encoding hypothetical protein (COG:U; EggNog:ENOG503P6RT; BUSCO:EOG09265PUI) → MSDQVQEILDVPREFLKDGIQFIHKAQKPDQKEFLKISQAVGVGFLIMGAVGYFVKLIHVPLNNILVGGA, encoded by the exons ATGTCCGACCAAGTGCAAGAAATCCTCGACGTCCCTCGCGAGTTCCTCAAGGACGGCATCCAGTTCATCCACAAAGCTCAGAAGC CCGACCAGAAGGAGTTTCTCAAGATCTCGCAAGCCGTTGGCGTCGGTTTCCTCA TCATGGGCGCCGTCGGCTACTTCGTCAAGCTCATCCACGTTCCCCTTAACAACATCCTCGTCGGTGGCGCGTAA
- a CDS encoding hypothetical protein (COG:H; EggNog:ENOG503NXWN), whose translation MSAAPETQKPTNITGEGKSSEQETTPLSKQYDTPLGLAHTTMQELKDRIKLHYDLASDYYLNLWGEHIHHGYWPPSSPDLPKEEAQINLIRLLLEISQIHTSPAPTSPPVKILDVGCGIGGTSRFLARELAAHVTGITISSKQVQSAKKLSDSSKQYPDGEYIPLGPGKVRFIELDAETLGSYFTGPDDKFDIVWISEALSHFPKKDLFFRNAFDVLKPGGKLVLADWFKDEGLTQEQFDADIKPIEDGMLLPPMCTVNGYVQFAKEVGLEVVGGPKDISQEVKKTWDISWSLIQNPSLWAFAFSQGRDGIAFLQAFRAMRRGYANGSFQYAVMGFAKP comes from the exons ATGAGTGCCGCTCCCGAAACCCAGAAGCCAACCAACATCACTGGTGAGGGAAAATCAAGTGAACAGGAGACGACCCCTCTCAGCAAGCAATATGACACCCCTCTCGGACTTGCCCACACAACCATGCAGGAGCTCAAAGACCGCATCAAGCTTCACTACGACCTAGCAAGCGACTACTACTTGAACCTCTG GGGCGAACACATCCACCACGGATACtggcccccctcctcccccgacctcccaaaagaagaagcccaaatcaacctcatccgcctcctcctaGAAATCTCCCAAAtccacacctcccccgcaccaacctcaccacccgtCAAGATCCTCGACGTAGGCTGCGGAATAGGTGGGACCTCCCGCTTCCTCGCCCGCGAGCTAGCCGCCCATGTGACgggcatcaccatctccagcaaGCAGGTCCAAAGCGCCAAAAAGCTCTctgacagcagcaagcagtACCCAGACGGGGAGTACATTCCCCTCGGCCCCGGCAAAGTCCGCTTCATCGAGCTCGACGCCGAAACCCTCGGGAGCTACTTCACCGGCCCGGACGACAAGTTCGACATTGTCTGGATCTCAGAAGCGCTCTCTCACTTCCCCAAGAAGGATCTCTTTTTCAGGAATGCGTTTGATGTGCTGAAACCAGGCGGGAAACTGGTGCTGGCGGATTGGTTCAAGGATGAGGGCTTGACGCAGGAGCAGTTTGATGCGGATATCAAGCCGATTGAGGATgggatgctgctgccgccaatGTGCACGGTGAATGGATATGTGCAGTTTGCGAAGGAGGTCGGgctggaggttgtggggggACCGAAGGATATCAGtcaggaggtgaagaagacatG GGATATTTCTTGGTCGTTGATCCAGAACCCGTCCTTGTGGGCGTTTGCTTTCAGCCAAGGCAGAGATGGCATTGCCTTTTTGCAAGCATTCCGTGCCATGAGGAGAGGGTATGCCAATGGCAGCTTCCAGTATGCTGTCATGGGGTTCGCGAAACCATGA
- a CDS encoding hypothetical protein (EggNog:ENOG503P6QJ; COG:I) has protein sequence MTESTTTKDRITCHILDTTLGQPARSVRVSLSLLSTSTASPGPLNPPPVFESTTDEDGRIKTWLPYSSATSSGEVPVYTLEDVFGSIRGPSRWVLKFDTESYFGGPDKTFFPEVNVVFNVAEGERYHVPLLLAPYSYSTYRGS, from the coding sequence ATGACCGAATCAACAACTACCAAAGACCGCATAACCTGCCACATCCTCGACACAACCCTCGGCCAACCCGCCCGCTCCGTCCgcgtctccctctccctcctctccacctccaccgcctcccccggCCCCCTGAACCCCCCACCAGTCTTCGAGtccaccaccgacgaggaCGGCCGCATCAAGACCTGGCTCCCCtactcctccgccacctcctcggGCGAGGTCCCCGTCTACACCCTCGAAGACGTCTTCGGCTCCATCAGGGGCCCCTCCCGCTGGGTCCTCAAGTTCGATACCGAGTCCTACTTTGGCGGCCCCGACAAGACCTTCTTCCCCGAGGTCAACGTCGTGTTCAATGTGGCcgagggggagaggtatCATGTCCCGCTGTTGCTGGCGCCGTATAGCTACTCCACTTACCGGGGGAGCTAA
- a CDS encoding hypothetical protein (EggNog:ENOG503PZUH), translating to MHFSTLFITLSAAAGLSLAAPTSHTDQSTCQRVKSESYKVHIATHSNEPVEPQVLSFSLPDGTRGTCSLIADFPAGYPIINSGVEDGRSPLPINVSYEHGVKVGPVLGTFRIPSALPDKKTTKAVKLTIASFPCEWIRLFIIEVAAIGLVDFELNDKSGLFVEYGC from the exons ATGCATTTCTCaaccctcttcatcaccctGTCAGCCGCTGCCGGCCTCTCCCTTGCAGCCCCCACCTCCCATACCGACCAATCCACTTGCCAGCGTGTGAAGTCGGAATCGTACAAGGTCCACATCGCCACCCACTCCAATGAACCCGTGGAACCCCAAGTCTTGAgtttctccctccccgacggTACCCGCGGCACCTGCTCTCTCATCGCCGACTTCCCGGCCGGCTATCCGATTATCAACTCTGGCGTTGAGGATGGCCGTagcccccttcccatcaaTGTG TCTTACGAACACGGCGTCAAAGTTGGCCCCGTCCTCGGTACATTCCGGATTCCTTCCGCCCTGCCCGACAAGAAGACCACAAAAGCGGTCAAATTGACCATCGCCAGTTTTCCTTGCGAGTGGATAAGGCTGTTTATAATCGAGGTTGCGGCCATAGGTCTGGTCGACTTCGAGCTGAATGACAAGAGCGGGCTGTTTGTTGAGTATGGTTGTTAA
- the GET3 gene encoding Golgi to ER traffic-related protein (COG:P; EggNog:ENOG503NX42; BUSCO:EOG092631UM) — MSTAVINADDDAMEPTLQSILDQRSLRWIFVGGKGGVGKTTTSCSLAIQLAKVRRSVLLISTDPAHNLSDAFSQKFGKDARKVDGFENLFAMEIDPNGSMQDLLAGQAEGEGAEALGGMGGMMQDLALSIPGIDEAMSFAEVLKQVKSLSYETIIFDTAPTGHTLRFLQFPSVLEKALKKISQLSSQFGGVLNGLLGANGALPNGQNLGEMMEKLEALRATISEVNQQFKDERLTTFVCVCIPEFLSLYETERMIQELASYQIDTHCIVVNQLLFPKPGSDCEQCTARRRMQKKYLDQIEELYDEFNVVKMPLLVEEVRGKEKLEKFSEMLVKPFVPPS; from the exons ATGTCGACCGCAGTCAtcaacgccgacgacgatgCTATGGAGCCCACGCTCCAGTCCATCCTCGACCAACGCAGCCTCAGATGGATCTTCGTAGGTGGAAAGGGTGGTGTGGGCAAGACGACAACCTCGTGCAGTCTTGCCATCCAGCTGGCCAAGGTCAGGCGCTCTGTGCTTCTCATCTCGACCGATCCCGCCCACAACCTGAGCGATGCTTTCAGCCAAAAGTTCGGCAAGGACGCCCGCAAGGTAGATGGTTTCGAGAATCTCTTCGCCATGGAGATTGATCCAAATGGAAGCATGCAAGACTTGCTTGCTGGACAggctgagggtgagggcgcTGAAGCTTTGGGGGGTATGGGGGGTATGATGCAGGACCTTGCCCTCTCG ATTCCCGGTATCGATGAAGCCATGTCCTTTGCCGAAGTCCTGAAGCAGGTCAAGTCACTCTCCTACGAGaccatcatcttcgacaCCGCCCCAACCGGCCACACACTCCGTTTCCTCCAGTTCCCTTCTGTTCTGGAGAAGGCCCTGAAGAAAATCTCGCAGCTCTCTAGTCAGTTTGGAGGAGTCCTGAACGGACTTCTGGGCGCCAACGGTGCCCTTCCCAACGGTCAAAACCTCGGTGAGATGATGGAAAAGCTCGAAGCCCTTCGCGCCACCATTTCAGAAGTCAACCAACAATTCAAGGACGAGCGCCTCACCACCTTCGTCTGCGTCTGCATTCCAGAGTTCTTGTCACTCTACGAGACGGAGCGTATGATTCAAGAACTGGCGAGCTACCAGATTGATACCCACTGTATTGTGGTCAATCAACTTCTGTTCCCGAAGCCCGGTTCTGATTGCGAGCAATGTACGGCCAGACGGCGCATGCAAAAGAAGTATCTCGATCAGATTGAGGAGCTTTACGACGAGTTCAACGTGGTAAAAATGCCACttctggtggaggaggttcgaggaaaggagaagctggagaagttCAGTGAGATGCTGGTCAAGCCTTTTGTTCCCCCGTCATAG